One genomic region from Streptomyces venezuelae encodes:
- the tatA gene encoding Sec-independent protein translocase subunit TatA, which produces MGRLGPTEIILILVVIILLFGAKKLPDMARSLGKSARILKSEAKAMKSDDQQSAPADPPHAGTGAQDQQPAPRTIQAAPGDVTSSRPVTEPSDTTKR; this is translated from the coding sequence ATGGGTAGGCTCGGCCCCACCGAGATCATTCTCATTCTCGTCGTCATCATTCTCCTGTTCGGCGCCAAGAAGCTCCCGGACATGGCCCGCTCGCTGGGCAAGTCGGCCCGCATCCTCAAGAGCGAGGCCAAGGCGATGAAGTCGGACGACCAGCAGAGCGCGCCCGCCGACCCGCCGCACGCCGGAACCGGAGCGCAGGACCAGCAGCCCGCGCCGCGCACGATCCAGGCCGCTCCCGGAGACGTGACCAGCTCGCGTCCGGTGACCGAGCCCTCGGACACCACCAAGCGCTGA
- a CDS encoding helix-turn-helix transcriptional regulator codes for MAIAKSERLMNLALCLLGTRRPLSKRELRGSIEAYLEASGDDAFNRMFERDKDDLRELGLVIETVENLEGETGYLARRDSNRLPPITLDAEEAAALGLAAKVWQQARLAGAASGALQKLRAAGMPEAEDSYDVQPSALEPRIPVHEAAFEPLMLACRDRRPVVFDYRKANAARPETRQVEPWTLECWRGHWYLAGWDRDRGAERVFRLSRITGKVRSRAGAFTAPVPDVVTVRETVESWAGETATRSARIRLRAGCGYPLRARAQSVQVGDDGWDELEIPYGHGLDAWLVEFGPDVVVREPADLRADVLDRLRAVAKG; via the coding sequence ATGGCGATTGCCAAGTCCGAGCGGCTGATGAATCTCGCGCTGTGCCTGCTCGGGACGCGACGCCCGCTGAGCAAGCGCGAACTCCGCGGGTCCATCGAGGCCTACCTCGAAGCGAGCGGGGACGACGCCTTCAACCGGATGTTCGAGCGCGACAAGGACGACCTGCGCGAGCTGGGCCTCGTCATCGAGACCGTCGAGAACCTGGAGGGCGAGACCGGCTACCTCGCCCGCCGCGACTCCAACCGTCTCCCGCCGATCACCCTTGACGCCGAGGAGGCCGCCGCCCTCGGCCTCGCCGCCAAGGTCTGGCAGCAGGCCCGCCTCGCCGGCGCCGCCAGCGGCGCCCTCCAGAAGCTCCGCGCCGCCGGAATGCCCGAGGCCGAGGACTCGTACGACGTCCAGCCCAGCGCCCTCGAACCCCGCATCCCGGTCCACGAGGCCGCCTTCGAGCCCCTCATGCTGGCCTGCCGCGACCGCCGGCCCGTCGTCTTCGACTACCGCAAGGCCAACGCCGCCCGCCCCGAGACCCGCCAGGTCGAGCCCTGGACCCTCGAATGCTGGCGCGGCCACTGGTACCTCGCGGGCTGGGACCGCGACCGGGGCGCCGAGCGAGTCTTCCGCCTCTCCCGGATCACCGGCAAGGTCCGCTCCCGGGCCGGCGCCTTCACCGCGCCCGTGCCCGACGTCGTCACCGTCCGCGAGACCGTCGAGAGCTGGGCCGGCGAGACCGCCACCCGCTCCGCCCGGATCCGGCTGCGCGCCGGCTGCGGCTACCCGCTGCGGGCCCGCGCCCAGTCCGTACAGGTGGGCGACGACGGCTGGGACGAGCTGGAGATCCCGTACGGGCACGGGCTCGACGCCTGGCTCGTCGAGTTCGGACCCGACGTCGTCGTACGGGAACCCGCCGATCTGCGGGCGGATGTACTGGACCGGCTGCGCGCCGTGGCCAAGGGCTGA
- a CDS encoding FKBP-type peptidyl-prolyl cis-trans isomerase, whose translation MSIEKPEVDFPGGEPPKDLEIRDIWVGDGAEAKAGATVSVHYVGVAFSTGEEFDSSWNRGTPLQFKLGIGQVISGWDQGVQGMKVGGRRELIIPAHLAYGDRGAGSAIAPGETLIFVCDLVAV comes from the coding sequence GTGAGCATCGAGAAGCCCGAGGTCGACTTCCCGGGTGGCGAGCCGCCGAAGGACCTGGAGATCAGGGACATCTGGGTGGGCGACGGCGCGGAGGCCAAGGCCGGCGCCACCGTCTCCGTCCACTACGTGGGCGTCGCCTTCTCCACCGGCGAGGAGTTCGACTCCTCCTGGAACCGCGGCACCCCGCTCCAGTTCAAGCTCGGCATCGGCCAGGTCATCTCCGGCTGGGACCAGGGTGTCCAGGGCATGAAGGTCGGCGGCCGTCGCGAGCTGATCATCCCCGCCCACCTCGCCTACGGTGACCGCGGTGCCGGCTCCGCGATCGCCCCGGGCGAGACGCTGATCTTCGTCTGCGACCTGGTCGCCGTCTGA
- a CDS encoding helix-turn-helix transcriptional regulator: protein MAANAIDQTRRMLSLVTYLRERPGAHVADVARAFGITEDELISDLDVLPMCGTSFRGGDLLDIDTDGDRIWWHNPDDVAAPLRLAADEATALLVAARAVATLPGLRESDRDALVRATAKLEAAAGEAAGASSRLSVTFESEGGVFAEVDRAISERRRLWVRYYSPARDELTEREVDPIRLFAVGHTYMEAWCRLSEARRTFRLDRVVEIRLLDEHAAPPELELRDLSEGLVQPSADDPEVVVEVGPGGRWVAEYYPHDRAEELPDGGLRITLRTPDPASLRRLALRLGSDGRIVAPRELADSAREAATAALAAYEGV, encoded by the coding sequence ATGGCTGCCAACGCGATCGACCAGACGAGGCGGATGCTGTCCCTCGTCACCTATCTCCGCGAGCGCCCCGGCGCACACGTCGCTGACGTCGCGCGCGCCTTCGGGATCACCGAGGACGAGCTGATCTCCGACCTGGACGTGCTGCCCATGTGCGGCACCAGCTTCCGCGGCGGCGATCTCCTCGACATCGACACCGACGGCGACCGGATCTGGTGGCACAACCCCGACGACGTCGCCGCACCCCTGCGGCTCGCCGCCGACGAGGCGACCGCCCTCCTGGTCGCCGCCCGCGCCGTCGCCACCCTCCCCGGGCTCCGCGAGAGCGACCGGGACGCGCTGGTCCGCGCCACCGCCAAGCTGGAGGCCGCGGCCGGCGAGGCCGCCGGGGCCAGCTCCCGGCTCTCGGTCACCTTCGAGTCCGAGGGCGGCGTCTTCGCCGAGGTCGACCGGGCCATCTCCGAGCGCCGACGGCTGTGGGTCCGCTACTACTCGCCAGCGCGCGACGAACTCACCGAGCGCGAGGTCGACCCGATCCGGCTCTTCGCCGTCGGCCACACCTACATGGAGGCGTGGTGCCGGCTCTCCGAGGCCCGCCGCACCTTCCGGCTCGACCGCGTCGTCGAGATCCGGCTCCTCGACGAGCACGCGGCCCCGCCCGAACTGGAACTGCGCGACCTCTCCGAGGGGCTTGTCCAGCCCTCCGCCGACGACCCCGAGGTCGTCGTCGAGGTCGGCCCCGGCGGCCGGTGGGTCGCCGAGTACTACCCGCACGACCGGGCCGAGGAGCTGCCCGACGGCGGCCTGCGGATCACCCTGCGGACACCGGACCCCGCCTCGTTGCGGCGGCTCGCGCTGCGGCTGGGCAGCGACGGGCGGATCGTCGCACCGCGCGAGCTCGCCGACAGCGCCCGCGAGGCGGCGACCGCCGCACTCGCCGCGTACGAGGGCGTGTGA